The Montipora capricornis isolate CH-2021 chromosome 6, ASM3666992v2, whole genome shotgun sequence genome has a window encoding:
- the LOC138050955 gene encoding uncharacterized protein, giving the protein MKDLTITDNDNNEEENAKPGTSQQTPEQKGKSTKNNATKSKPKRLFSESKENEKGEWLKENEQGEWLENHPWDHATPVSFSAVEEYKIFPVREKWQTSDSSKRVDLEKIYNNIPEFAEDMNSDMKKTFASNNTTSQTNSRDKPSLNQGNEKLKAFSLKDHQYIPSSSYNFYLDCEYMLKMYLPGDSKKWFNTKSGNKYITHINQDRKDMRWIFTPSYRRAKIPLLDWPEDKIVTKESTIRILVVRPSEFKEYVECCGHKFPIISLPNDEKGAGYARLWIQKIALKLKLEFIWMIDDSLECFYEYHPTQNPPAKNPKKTGDYTRFRRRQFGVVFERLERIVKDGEIAAMSPRATPPGRKTKDPFVCKPPHVAVFLNLKVLEEKEVFFRPELKVCEDMIFGYECNKKGLRVFRDNRIQFQDHSWNFTGARSPSLWEGEGGGEGGAAAAAAAAAEEEEEEEEEEEAEAEAEAEEEEEKEEEEEEDSSEDSSDNEDGGDD; this is encoded by the coding sequence ATGAAGGACTTAACGATAACAGATAACGACAACAACGAAGAGGAAAACGCAAAACCAGGAACTTCCCAACAAACGCCTGAGCAAAAAGGTAAAAGTACCAAAAACAATGCCACCAAATCAAAACCAAAAAGATTGTTTTCTGAAAGTAAAGAAAACGAGAAGGGAGAATGGCTTAAAGAAAACGAGCAGGGAGAATGGCTTGAAAATCATCCTTGGGATCATGCTACTCCAGTCTCGTTTAGTGCGGTTGAAGAATATAAGATTTTTCCTGTCCGGGAGAAGTGGCAAACGTCCGACTCCTCAAAGAGGGTTGATCTCGAAAAGATCTACAACAATATTCCAGAATTTGCAGAGGACATGAATAGCGACATGAAGAAAACGTTTGCGAGTAATAACACGACAAGCCAAACAAACAGCAGAGACAAACCATCTCTTAACCAAGGTAACGAAAAGTTGAAGGCTTTTTCTTTGAAAGATCATCAGTATATCCCTTCCTCCAGCTATAACTTTTACCTTGACTGTGAGTACATGTTGAAAATGTATTTGCCAGGTGACTCAAAGAAATGGTTCAATACCAAGAGCGGCAATAAATACATTACACACATAAACCAAGACAGAAAAGACATGAGATGGATCTTTACGCCCTCTTATCGCAGAGCAAAGATTCCATTGTTGGATTGGCCGGAAGATAAAATTGTAACAAAAGAGTCGACCATTCGTATTCTCGTGGTGAGACCTTCTGAGTTTAAAGAGTATGTTGAGTGTTGTGGGCACAAATTCCCAATCATAAGCCTCCCAAATGACGAGAAAGGAGCCGGTTATGCCAGACTGTGGATCCAAAAGATTGCTTTGAAACTTAAACTGGAATTCATTTGGATGATTGATGACAGCCTTGAATGTTTTTATGAATACCACCCTACACAGAATCCTCCTGCAAAGAACCCGAAGAAAACTGGAGATTACACAAGATTTAGGCGCCGACAATTTGGAGTGGTATTTGAGCGCCTTGAAAGAATTGTCAAGGATGGAGAGATTGCAGCTATGAGTCCGAGAGCGACTCCACCAGGGCGCAAGACAAAGGATCCATTTGTTTGCAAACCACCACATGTAGCCGTCTTTCTAAACCTTAAAGTGCTCGAAGAAAAAGAGGTGTTCTTTCGACCTGAACTTAAAGTATGTGAGGATATGATATTTGGCTACGAATGCAACAAGAAGGGGCTACGAGTCTTCAGGGACAACCGTATCCAATTCCAGGACCATTCGTGGAATTTCACTGGAGCCAGGAGTCCTTCCTTATGGGAgggagaaggaggaggagaaggaggagcagcagcagcagcagcagcagcagcagaagaagaagaagaagaagaagaagaagaagaagcagaagCAGAAGCagaagcagaagaagaagaagaaaaagaagaagaagaagaagaagatagTTCTGAAGATTCCAGTGATAATGAGGATGGTGGTGACGACTAA